The genome window GGGTTAATAGAAGGATTAGCAGTAATCAACTCGCTCAGGGGCACATTGAAACGCAGAGCAATGGTGTACATCGTATCACCGGATTGTACAATGTATACTGGGGCAGACGGAGTTTGATCCTGAGCATGTACCCCAAAGGGATTAGAAAATAAAAGCACAATTACCAGAAAGAAAAGGAAGCACTTTTTCATGATCATAGGGGTTCAAAAGAAATTTCATCACCAATATGAAAATTTTTCAATTGAGAAGGATGTACCTCCAGAATATATTTTGCCGGAGCGGAAGGCATCAAATTAGATTGCCAGCGATGCGCAAGTTTTTGGTCAACTACTTTCATGGAAGAATTAATCCACACAGCCCCAATATCAAACCTCATAAACAGCATGTGAATAGAAGCACCTATGCGCGAATCGCCGGCTTCAACCAGCA of Anaerolinea thermophila UNI-1 contains these proteins:
- a CDS encoding DUF192 domain-containing protein — translated: MLVRVINHTHPYSPWITAKYCDRFFCRLKGLMFSSALDEKEGLLLVEAGDSRIGASIHMLFMRFDIGAVWINSSMKVVDQKLAHRWQSNLMPSAPAKYILEVHPSQLKNFHIGDEISFEPL